CCACCTGAACCCGGCCCGCAAGTACCCCCAGATTTTCATCCAGGCGGCCGGTCATATCGACGACGCCCACTTGATGATGCTGGCCGCGCTGGCGCTGGTCTACGCCACGGGACGGCTGATCGAAGCGTACGGGTTGTGGCGCGCCCGGGCCTGGGCCGAGTGGTTGGCGCTGGTCAGCGGCTCGATCTATTTTCCCATCGAGTTGTACGAGTTGGACCGGAAAGTCACCTGGGTGCGCGCGAGCGCGCTGGTCATCAATCTGCTGATTGTCGT
The Planctomycetota bacterium DNA segment above includes these coding regions:
- a CDS encoding DUF2127 domain-containing protein translates to MHFRSPTTQAGLRVVASFEAAKGVLVLVAGLGLLSLVHHDLQSVAERIVERFHLNPARKYPQIFIQAAGHIDDAHLMMLAALALVYATGRLIEAYGLWRARAWAEWLALVSGSIYFPIELYELDRKVTWVRASALVINLLIVVYMAYALWQRRGQQATEAEKH